The following proteins are co-located in the Bradyrhizobium sp. AZCC 2176 genome:
- a CDS encoding autotransporter outer membrane beta-barrel domain-containing protein encodes MGILRAHALTVVTCHHRKSAHTLTQKLLARLVASTALAAATLPAAAQDATWLANPGSGDFNTGANWNPATVPTGTALFGTSSTTGLSFSAATTVGGWTFNPGAAAYTFTNNQILNFNGAGIVINGGSAAITNNFLVTFAGSSTAGSATIVNNLVLDFTGNSTTGSATIITANGGTTQLTGNSSGGNARFITQAGGSFDISDLGLAGTTAGSIEGAGTYFLGSKQFTAGSNNLSTTVSGVIQDGGSFGGVGASLVKVGTGTLTLAGANAYTGATTVDAGTLVVNGSIAASSLTSVNAGAMLSGTGTAGNTQINSGGIFAPGSGTPGTSTTVAGDLAFQSGAVYLVQVNPATASSATVTGTATLGGTVNAVFQPGSYNATTYTILSSGTRVGTFDALTTTNLPAFLTASLAYAPNEALLTLVSNLGSVTGLTPNERAVASALDAAFNAGNGVFPGFGGLTPGQFPAALDALSGEVHASTLTTLANDSGVMRSAVLGRLRQAAYLGDGSAMGSLALGGPLLASVDQAVVTAPAYAPQWLNAHAADLPAKAPPPARAATPDWTFWAQGVGAWGQFNSDGNAAETKRSLGAFIAGADRRWLDGTRAGLAAGYTSSRVNVDARASAANIDSAHLAGYLGHAFGAFNLRSGAAAAWHEIGVNRTAAFPGFFDMLQNSYHGNTVQAFGEVGYGMSFRQFAVEPFAGLAYVRVETGGFNELGGAAALTARSTHYQVGYTSLGMRTATTMAIAGSTVMPHLTLAWQHALGDVTPQTALAFLATGAGFTVAGVPLARDAALIDAGFDAAIARNTTVGLSYVGQLADTVQDHAVRGRVTVRF; translated from the coding sequence ATGGGTATTCTGCGCGCACACGCACTGACAGTGGTCACCTGCCATCATCGGAAAAGCGCGCACACGCTCACACAAAAGCTGCTGGCCCGGCTCGTTGCCAGCACTGCACTAGCCGCGGCAACGCTGCCGGCCGCCGCGCAGGATGCGACCTGGCTCGCCAATCCCGGTTCGGGCGACTTCAACACCGGCGCCAACTGGAATCCAGCCACGGTGCCGACCGGCACCGCCTTGTTCGGCACGTCGAGCACCACGGGGCTGTCGTTTTCGGCCGCCACCACGGTCGGCGGTTGGACATTCAACCCCGGCGCCGCGGCCTACACTTTCACCAACAATCAGATCCTTAATTTCAACGGCGCCGGCATCGTTATCAACGGCGGCAGCGCGGCGATCACCAACAACTTCCTCGTGACTTTCGCCGGTTCCAGCACAGCCGGCAGCGCCACCATCGTCAACAACTTGGTCCTGGATTTCACCGGCAACAGCACGACCGGCAGCGCCACCATCATCACCGCCAATGGCGGAACGACCCAGCTTACCGGCAATAGCAGCGGCGGCAATGCGCGCTTCATTACCCAGGCCGGCGGCTCCTTCGATATTTCAGACCTTGGCTTGGCCGGCACCACCGCGGGCTCGATCGAGGGCGCGGGGACCTACTTCCTCGGCTCCAAGCAGTTCACGGCGGGCAGCAACAATCTGTCGACTACCGTCAGCGGGGTGATCCAGGACGGTGGCTCGTTCGGTGGAGTGGGCGCTTCGCTCGTCAAGGTCGGCACCGGCACACTGACGCTTGCGGGCGCCAATGCCTATACGGGAGCGACCACCGTGGATGCCGGCACGCTGGTGGTGAACGGCTCGATCGCGGCGTCGAGCCTGACGAGTGTGAATGCGGGCGCGATGCTTTCCGGCACCGGCACCGCCGGCAACACCCAGATCAACAGCGGCGGCATTTTCGCGCCCGGGTCGGGCACACCCGGCACGTCGACGACGGTCGCCGGCGACCTCGCGTTCCAATCGGGTGCGGTCTACCTTGTGCAAGTCAATCCCGCGACCGCCTCGAGCGCCACCGTCACCGGCACCGCGACGCTCGGCGGCACCGTCAACGCGGTGTTCCAGCCAGGTTCGTACAATGCCACCACCTACACCATTCTCTCGTCCGGGACACGTGTCGGAACTTTCGACGCGCTCACCACCACCAACCTGCCGGCATTCCTGACCGCCAGCCTCGCCTACGCACCGAACGAAGCTTTGCTGACGCTGGTTTCGAACCTCGGTTCGGTGACGGGCCTGACGCCCAACGAGCGGGCTGTTGCATCTGCGCTCGACGCCGCGTTCAACGCCGGCAACGGCGTATTCCCGGGCTTCGGCGGCTTGACGCCGGGTCAGTTTCCGGCAGCGCTCGATGCGCTGTCCGGCGAGGTCCACGCCAGCACTCTGACTACGCTGGCAAACGACAGCGGCGTGATGCGCTCTGCGGTGCTTGGACGGCTGCGGCAGGCGGCCTATCTCGGCGACGGCAGCGCGATGGGCTCGCTCGCTCTGGGTGGGCCGCTGCTGGCGAGTGTCGACCAGGCGGTCGTAACGGCGCCTGCCTATGCGCCGCAATGGCTGAACGCCCATGCGGCGGATTTACCGGCCAAGGCGCCGCCACCCGCTCGCGCGGCCACCCCGGACTGGACATTCTGGGCACAGGGCGTTGGTGCGTGGGGCCAGTTCAACTCCGACGGAAACGCCGCCGAGACCAAGCGCTCGCTTGGCGCCTTCATCGCCGGTGCCGACCGGCGCTGGTTGGACGGCACGCGCGCCGGGCTTGCGGCCGGCTATACCTCTTCGCGTGTCAATGTCGATGCGCGCGCAAGCGCGGCGAATATCGACAGCGCGCACCTTGCCGGCTATCTCGGCCATGCGTTTGGGGCGTTCAACCTGCGCTCCGGCGCGGCCGCGGCCTGGCACGAGATCGGCGTCAACCGCACCGCCGCGTTCCCCGGCTTTTTCGACATGCTTCAGAACAGCTATCACGGCAACACCGTGCAGGCGTTCGGCGAGGTCGGCTACGGCATGAGCTTCCGGCAATTTGCGGTCGAGCCTTTTGCGGGTCTCGCCTACGTCCGGGTCGAGACCGGCGGATTCAACGAGCTCGGCGGCGCCGCGGCGCTCACCGCCCGCAGCACGCATTATCAGGTCGGCTACACCAGCCTTGGCATGCGCACCGCGACGACAATGGCGATCGCCGGCAGCACCGTGATGCCGCATCTGACGCTGGCCTGGCAGCACGCGCTCGGCGACGTGACGCCGCAGACCGCTCTCGCGTTCCTCGCCACCGGCGCCGGCTTCACCGTCGCCGGCGTGCCGCTCGCTCGCGACGCGGCGCTGATCGACGCCGGGTTCGATGCCGCCATCGCCCGCAACACCACGGTCGGCCTCTCCTATGTCGGCCAGCTAGCCGATACGGTCCAGGATCATGCCGTCAGGGGACGTGTGACGGTGCGGTTCTGA
- a CDS encoding formylglycine-generating enzyme family protein — translation MIVIAGGTFRMGSDQHYPEERPVHRVTVDSFWIDATPVTNRQFKDFVKATGHVTLAEIPPRAEDYPGALPHMLYAGSLVFMPPSHPVKLNDWSQWWQFLRGANWRRPYGPKSNINNLDHHPVVHVAYSDALAYARWAGKDLPTEAEWEFAARGGLDGAEYAWGDEFTPDGEHRANTWQGDFPRENLNRDGFARTSPVKAFPPNGYGIYDMIGNVWEWTSDWFSAKHEADAPKACCIPENPRGGREEQSYDPCQPQIKIPRKVLKGGSHLCAPNYCQRYRPAARHAEAVDTSTSHVGFRCVVRKPEPQPRA, via the coding sequence ATGATCGTCATTGCCGGCGGCACGTTCCGCATGGGTTCGGACCAGCATTATCCGGAAGAGAGGCCGGTGCACCGCGTGACGGTCGATAGCTTCTGGATCGACGCGACGCCCGTCACCAACCGGCAGTTCAAGGACTTCGTGAAGGCGACGGGCCACGTGACCCTCGCGGAAATCCCGCCCAGGGCCGAGGATTATCCCGGTGCGTTGCCGCACATGCTGTATGCGGGCTCGCTGGTGTTCATGCCGCCATCGCATCCGGTGAAACTGAACGACTGGAGCCAATGGTGGCAATTCCTGAGAGGCGCGAACTGGCGGCGTCCTTATGGTCCAAAGAGCAACATCAACAATCTTGACCACCACCCGGTGGTGCATGTCGCCTACTCCGACGCGCTCGCCTATGCACGCTGGGCCGGCAAGGACCTGCCGACCGAAGCGGAGTGGGAATTCGCGGCGCGGGGAGGGCTCGACGGCGCCGAATATGCCTGGGGCGACGAGTTCACGCCTGATGGCGAGCATCGCGCAAATACCTGGCAAGGCGATTTTCCGCGCGAGAACCTGAACCGCGACGGCTTCGCGCGAACCTCGCCGGTCAAGGCGTTTCCGCCGAACGGCTACGGCATCTACGACATGATCGGCAATGTCTGGGAATGGACCTCGGACTGGTTCTCAGCAAAGCACGAGGCCGATGCGCCGAAGGCCTGCTGCATTCCCGAAAATCCGCGCGGTGGGCGTGAGGAGCAGAGCTACGATCCTTGCCAGCCTCAGATCAAAATTCCACGAAAAGTCCTGAAGGGCGGCTCCCATCTCTGTGCGCCAAATTACTGCCAGCGCTATCGCCCCGCCGCGCGCCATGCCGAAGCGGTCGACACCTCGACCAGCCATGTCGGCTTTAGATGCGTGGTGCGGAAACCGGAACCTCAGCCGAGAGCTTAA
- a CDS encoding SphA family protein, whose amino-acid sequence MTKIRWTAIALTMSLVAAGVAPAGAAENGVGFYLLGSRGPMAGFIPPPGVYFQNDAYYYNGNASASRSLPFNGQIVAGVDARIWVEMPTLLWSTPVQILGGNLAFSVTQPIGGPSIDVGARLTGPLGNTIATGLHDSVFTIGDPVLAAMVGWHHGNFHWQTGVMVNTPIGDYREGALANIAFHRWGSDVYGAFTWLDPKIGLDLSLAAGVTFNGTNDFTQYRTGNEFHLEWAAEQHFSKQFSMGLIGYYYQQITGDSGLGATLGPFKGNVVALGGTMGFNFDVGQLPWSVRLKVYKEVHVENRLEGAGGFLTLAVPLYVAKANAPAK is encoded by the coding sequence ATGACAAAGATCAGATGGACAGCTATCGCGCTCACAATGTCGCTGGTGGCTGCGGGCGTTGCTCCGGCCGGCGCCGCCGAGAACGGCGTCGGCTTCTATCTGCTTGGTTCGCGCGGACCGATGGCCGGATTCATTCCGCCTCCCGGCGTCTATTTTCAGAACGACGCCTATTACTACAACGGCAACGCCAGTGCTTCGCGCAGCCTGCCGTTCAACGGACAGATTGTCGCTGGCGTCGACGCCCGCATCTGGGTGGAAATGCCGACGTTGCTGTGGTCGACCCCGGTGCAGATATTAGGCGGCAATCTCGCGTTCTCCGTCACCCAGCCGATTGGGGGGCCTTCGATTGATGTCGGCGCGCGGCTGACCGGTCCGCTCGGTAATACGATCGCAACCGGATTGCATGACTCGGTATTTACCATTGGCGATCCTGTTCTTGCGGCCATGGTCGGCTGGCATCACGGCAATTTCCATTGGCAGACGGGCGTGATGGTCAACACGCCGATCGGCGACTACAGGGAAGGCGCTCTCGCCAACATCGCATTCCACCGCTGGGGCAGCGACGTCTACGGCGCCTTCACCTGGCTCGATCCCAAGATCGGCCTCGACCTGTCGTTGGCAGCGGGCGTGACCTTCAATGGCACCAACGATTTCACACAATATCGCACTGGCAACGAGTTCCATCTGGAATGGGCAGCCGAGCAGCATTTCAGCAAGCAATTTTCGATGGGCTTGATTGGCTATTATTACCAGCAGATCACCGGCGACAGCGGGCTAGGCGCGACGCTCGGGCCGTTCAAGGGCAACGTCGTCGCGCTTGGTGGCACCATGGGCTTCAATTTTGACGTAGGGCAGCTACCTTGGTCGGTGCGGCTCAAGGTCTACAAGGAAGTGCATGTCGAGAACCGGTTGGAGGGCGCGGGCGGCTTTTTGACGCTTGCCGTCCCGCTGTATGTCGCAAAGGCGAACGCGCCCGCAAAATGA
- a CDS encoding arylsulfatase translates to MAGIFSVALAFSPIAVAQQAKPNIVVIMADDAPPFDISAYHRGLGSVTTKNIDRIAREGLMVSDYYAQPSCTAGRAAFITGQYPIRTGLTSVGQPGSPVGLQKEDVTLAQLLKTEGYATAQFGKSHVGDRNEFLPTVHGFDEFYGFLYHLNMMEMPEQTEFPTDPNFAGRPRNVIYAKASDKDDATVDPRWGRVGRQVITDDGPLGAERQKTFDNVVLDRSLAFVKANVSAKTPFFLWFNPSRMHQQIHVSKEWEGKSGHSAYADALLHLDWLVGQVLDEVDRLGIRDNTIILFTSDNGVNLAHWPNAGTAAFRGEKGTTWDGGFRVPMLVRWPGKIMSGQWTGELMASEDWLPTLMAAAGADNVKDELLKGKKIGSETFKVHLDGYNQLDMLTGKGPTKRHEFFFYGETELNAARVDQWKVHIALKNEWLKSAEKVPGGLVIDIKLDPFERTPEAPGHFGWMKEKSWILPILAPHVNRYVTSLRDFPPRQKGTGVGAAALSGHVNEQGPVD, encoded by the coding sequence TTGGCCGGCATTTTCTCGGTCGCGCTTGCTTTCAGCCCGATCGCAGTTGCACAGCAAGCCAAGCCGAACATCGTCGTGATTATGGCCGACGATGCCCCTCCATTTGACATCTCGGCCTACCATCGCGGGCTTGGCTCGGTCACGACGAAGAATATCGATCGCATCGCCAGAGAAGGCTTGATGGTCAGCGACTACTACGCGCAACCAAGCTGCACGGCCGGTCGGGCGGCATTCATCACCGGCCAATACCCGATCCGGACCGGATTGACGTCGGTTGGACAGCCCGGTTCACCGGTTGGCCTGCAGAAAGAAGACGTCACGCTCGCGCAACTGCTGAAGACTGAAGGCTATGCAACAGCCCAGTTCGGCAAAAGCCACGTCGGTGACCGGAACGAGTTCCTGCCGACGGTGCACGGTTTCGATGAGTTCTATGGCTTCCTCTATCACCTCAATATGATGGAAATGCCCGAACAAACGGAATTCCCGACAGACCCGAACTTTGCTGGCCGGCCTCGCAATGTCATTTACGCAAAGGCCAGCGACAAGGACGACGCGACCGTCGATCCACGCTGGGGCCGCGTCGGCCGGCAGGTCATCACGGATGACGGCCCGCTCGGCGCCGAGCGCCAGAAGACGTTCGACAACGTCGTGCTGGATCGATCGCTCGCATTCGTGAAGGCCAACGTGTCGGCGAAGACACCGTTCTTCCTGTGGTTCAATCCTTCGCGGATGCATCAGCAGATTCATGTCAGCAAAGAGTGGGAAGGAAAGAGCGGTCACAGCGCTTATGCCGACGCTCTGCTGCACCTCGACTGGCTCGTCGGGCAAGTCCTCGACGAAGTGGACCGTCTCGGAATTCGAGACAACACCATCATCCTGTTCACCTCCGACAACGGGGTCAATCTCGCGCATTGGCCGAACGCCGGCACGGCGGCATTCCGGGGCGAGAAGGGCACGACGTGGGACGGCGGCTTCCGGGTACCGATGCTTGTGCGCTGGCCGGGAAAAATCATGTCCGGGCAGTGGACAGGTGAATTGATGGCGTCCGAAGACTGGCTGCCGACGCTGATGGCGGCGGCTGGCGCAGACAATGTCAAGGACGAGCTTCTGAAGGGCAAGAAGATCGGTTCCGAGACTTTCAAGGTGCACCTCGACGGCTACAACCAGCTTGACATGCTGACGGGCAAGGGGCCGACCAAGCGTCATGAATTCTTCTTTTACGGCGAGACGGAATTAAACGCGGCGCGTGTCGATCAGTGGAAGGTCCACATCGCGCTCAAGAACGAATGGCTGAAGTCTGCCGAGAAGGTGCCGGGCGGGCTCGTCATCGATATCAAGCTCGACCCGTTCGAGCGCACGCCGGAAGCGCCCGGTCATTTCGGCTGGATGAAGGAGAAGAGCTGGATCCTGCCGATCCTGGCGCCGCATGTGAACCGGTACGTCACAAGCCTCAGGGACTTTCCGCCGCGGCAGAAGGGCACCGGCGTCGGCGCGGCCGCTCTCTCCGGCCACGTCAACGAACAGGGTCCGGTCGACTAG
- a CDS encoding HlyD family secretion protein yields the protein MMAAIFITYAAIIWLLFDKLRLIRLDLPLALVLAAVGPIFAFYIIVSMNNFHPSSADARVFQRVVQVVPHITAPGRVQEVVAQPNAPMKKGDVVFTIDPQQFQFDGKRLEAALAAAEQSVPQLKSSVDQAAAGVEKANVQLNLALADFGRQNELFEKKVIAQATLDRSERNLESAKQAVAGAQAAEDRARLAYQSNIGSENTAVAQARQQLAQAKYNVEESIVRAPCDGYATNIQLVPGAVVSAAASVLPFVCDRDEHNAGVVVASFMQGPYLRINPGDYAEVVFPMYPGQVFSGKVLTTIDLASEGQLSASGLFPGANAPGTARFAVRIKLDDAEKLRLPAGTQGNAAVYTGNVQLAGIIRMAVMRITSWTNYLFFSA from the coding sequence ATGATGGCCGCCATCTTCATTACCTATGCGGCCATCATCTGGCTTCTGTTCGACAAGCTGCGGCTGATCCGCTTGGACCTTCCGCTCGCGCTTGTCCTGGCGGCGGTAGGGCCGATTTTTGCCTTCTACATCATCGTCTCGATGAACAACTTCCATCCGTCGTCGGCAGACGCGCGGGTGTTTCAGCGCGTCGTGCAGGTGGTGCCGCATATCACTGCACCGGGCCGCGTTCAGGAGGTGGTGGCGCAGCCGAACGCGCCCATGAAAAAGGGCGATGTGGTCTTCACCATCGATCCGCAGCAGTTTCAGTTCGACGGCAAGCGCCTGGAAGCCGCATTGGCGGCGGCCGAGCAGAGCGTGCCGCAACTGAAATCATCCGTCGACCAGGCCGCCGCCGGGGTCGAAAAGGCCAATGTTCAACTCAACCTCGCGCTGGCCGATTTCGGGCGCCAGAACGAGCTGTTCGAGAAGAAGGTCATCGCGCAGGCCACCCTCGACCGGTCCGAACGTAACCTTGAGTCGGCCAAGCAGGCAGTCGCGGGCGCGCAGGCCGCGGAAGACCGCGCGCGGCTGGCCTACCAGTCCAATATCGGCAGCGAGAATACCGCGGTCGCCCAGGCCCGGCAGCAACTCGCGCAGGCGAAGTACAACGTCGAGGAATCGATCGTCCGGGCGCCGTGCGACGGCTATGCGACAAACATTCAATTGGTCCCGGGCGCCGTCGTCAGTGCGGCGGCGTCGGTGCTGCCTTTTGTCTGCGACCGCGACGAACACAATGCCGGAGTGGTCGTCGCCTCGTTCATGCAGGGGCCTTATCTGCGCATCAATCCCGGCGATTACGCGGAAGTCGTATTCCCCATGTATCCGGGTCAGGTGTTTTCCGGAAAAGTGCTCACGACGATCGATCTCGCCAGCGAAGGGCAGTTGAGCGCCAGCGGCTTGTTTCCCGGCGCCAACGCTCCCGGCACCGCGCGCTTTGCCGTCCGCATCAAGCTCGATGACGCTGAGAAGCTTCGCTTGCCGGCCGGCACACAGGGCAACGCCGCCGTTTACACCGGCAACGTCCAGCTTGCCGGCATCATTCGCATGGCGGTGATGCGCATCACGAGCTGGACCAATTATCTGTTCTTCAGCGCATAG
- a CDS encoding DUF3302 domain-containing protein, protein MGFTLQGLGPFLHWMTLGVLCVFPVLAGYVIYKLGSLPGSIARSRGHPQADAINICGWMGIITIVLWPIAMVWACLVPGKPMVGPEPGAIKDQASLTAKLQQASRRIAAIESKLPQRTRA, encoded by the coding sequence ATGGGCTTTACACTACAAGGCCTCGGTCCGTTCCTGCATTGGATGACGCTGGGCGTTCTCTGCGTCTTTCCGGTGCTTGCAGGCTATGTGATCTACAAGCTCGGCAGCCTTCCCGGATCGATCGCAAGATCGCGCGGGCATCCGCAGGCCGACGCGATCAATATCTGCGGCTGGATGGGAATCATCACGATCGTGCTGTGGCCGATTGCGATGGTGTGGGCGTGTCTCGTTCCCGGCAAGCCGATGGTCGGGCCGGAGCCCGGCGCGATCAAAGACCAGGCGTCGTTGACGGCTAAGCTTCAACAAGCATCACGGCGGATCGCCGCCATCGAGAGCAAGCTGCCGCAGCGGACGAGAGCATAG
- a CDS encoding arylsulfatase produces the protein MKKGQSRRDVLMGGVAGLAAAALGGKQTAQAQQTAASDQLPLPERPFGGVIAPDYRDAREDFPQPVRAPQGAPNVVVIMLDDVGFGQAGTFGGPIPTPNIDKLAGQGLRYNQFHTTSICSPTRAALLTGRNHHQSGNGTIAELSTGFPGYNSVWGKDVASVAEVLRQNGYATAALGKWHNTPDWETSPIGPFDRWPTGQGFEYFYGFQGGETSQWEPQLFRNTIPVEPPRKPEQGYHFTEDITDDAIAWVTRVKSIAPDKAYFLYFAPGAAHAPHHVPTDWIDRFKGQFDIGWDRMREETLARQKKLGVVPADTKLTPRPAEIESWDSLSPDAKRLYARQMEVFAGFLAHADHHVGRLLDTVRSLPDADNTLVVYIVGDNGASAEGSLTGTTNNIMTQNGVPDDVASQLREIDELGGPKHENHFAVGWAWAGDAPFAWMKRVPSHLGGTRNGTIISWPKRIADKGGLRTQFHHCIDIAPTIYEAVGVKFPELINGVKQVPIAGVSMVYTFDQPNASSSRTTQYFENGGHRAIYHDGWVACARHGVPWTVTGTAPFDKDRWELYDLTKDFSQANDLAEANPQKLKELQAAFDAEARKYNVYPLDDRFAERAADPNRPSVTRGRTIFTYAAGTTRIPEGSAPAIYRRSHRITAEIELPQESSEGVIIATGGSAAGYTLYVKGRRLVYEYNFFGKGRYRVTSDRPLPAGKLQVAFDYEQGQGTEPTSGGVGKLFVNGQPAGEGRIEHVVPFRFSATETLDIGMDLGAPVSETYRAEAPFAFTGKISRVTVELKSETTVGGARK, from the coding sequence ATGAAGAAGGGTCAATCAAGACGCGATGTGCTCATGGGCGGCGTCGCCGGCCTTGCAGCCGCAGCCTTGGGCGGAAAGCAGACCGCGCAAGCGCAGCAGACGGCGGCCAGCGATCAGCTTCCGCTTCCGGAACGGCCATTCGGCGGCGTCATCGCTCCCGACTACCGCGATGCGCGCGAGGATTTCCCGCAGCCGGTGCGCGCGCCGCAGGGCGCACCCAATGTCGTAGTGATCATGCTCGACGACGTCGGGTTCGGACAGGCCGGCACGTTTGGCGGCCCGATCCCGACGCCGAACATCGACAAGCTTGCCGGCCAGGGCCTCCGCTACAACCAATTCCACACCACATCGATCTGCTCGCCGACCCGCGCTGCACTGCTCACAGGTCGCAACCACCACCAGTCCGGCAACGGCACGATCGCCGAGCTGTCGACCGGCTTTCCGGGGTACAACAGTGTCTGGGGCAAGGACGTCGCCTCCGTCGCCGAAGTGCTGCGCCAGAACGGGTATGCGACCGCCGCCTTGGGCAAGTGGCACAATACGCCGGACTGGGAGACGAGCCCGATCGGTCCCTTCGATCGCTGGCCGACCGGCCAGGGCTTCGAATACTTCTACGGTTTCCAGGGCGGCGAGACCAGCCAGTGGGAGCCGCAGCTCTTCCGCAACACCATCCCGGTCGAGCCGCCGCGTAAGCCCGAGCAGGGCTATCACTTCACCGAGGACATCACCGACGATGCCATCGCATGGGTCACGCGCGTCAAGTCGATCGCACCGGACAAGGCCTACTTCCTGTACTTCGCGCCCGGCGCGGCGCACGCGCCGCACCACGTGCCCACGGACTGGATTGATCGTTTCAAGGGCCAATTCGATATCGGCTGGGACAGGATGCGGGAGGAGACACTGGCACGGCAGAAGAAGCTCGGAGTCGTGCCAGCGGACACCAAATTGACCCCGCGCCCGGCTGAGATCGAAAGCTGGGACAGTCTGTCGCCGGATGCCAAGCGTCTCTATGCGCGCCAGATGGAGGTGTTCGCGGGCTTCCTCGCGCACGCCGATCATCATGTCGGCCGGCTGCTCGACACCGTCCGTTCACTGCCCGACGCCGACAACACGCTCGTCGTCTACATTGTCGGCGACAACGGCGCGAGTGCCGAGGGAAGCCTCACGGGCACCACCAACAACATCATGACCCAGAACGGTGTGCCCGATGACGTGGCTTCACAACTTCGCGAGATCGACGAGCTCGGCGGTCCCAAGCACGAGAACCACTTCGCCGTCGGCTGGGCCTGGGCGGGCGACGCGCCCTTCGCCTGGATGAAGCGTGTGCCCTCCCACCTTGGCGGGACGCGCAATGGCACGATCATTTCCTGGCCCAAGCGCATCGCCGACAAAGGCGGCCTGCGCACGCAATTCCACCACTGCATCGACATCGCCCCGACGATCTACGAGGCCGTCGGCGTCAAGTTCCCCGAACTGATCAACGGCGTGAAGCAGGTGCCGATCGCAGGCGTCAGCATGGTTTACACCTTCGACCAGCCGAATGCATCTTCGAGCCGAACCACGCAGTACTTTGAGAATGGCGGCCACCGGGCCATCTATCACGACGGATGGGTGGCATGCGCGCGACATGGCGTGCCCTGGACTGTGACGGGCACAGCTCCCTTCGACAAGGACAGATGGGAGCTTTACGATCTGACCAAGGACTTCTCTCAGGCGAACGATCTCGCGGAGGCGAATCCGCAAAAGCTGAAGGAGCTGCAGGCGGCCTTCGACGCGGAGGCGCGGAAGTACAACGTGTATCCGCTCGACGATCGCTTCGCCGAGCGCGCAGCCGATCCGAACCGTCCGTCCGTAACCCGCGGCCGAACCATCTTCACCTACGCCGCGGGCACGACGCGAATACCTGAAGGCAGCGCGCCGGCGATCTATCGGCGCTCACACCGCATTACAGCCGAGATCGAGTTGCCGCAGGAGAGTTCCGAGGGCGTGATCATCGCGACTGGAGGAAGCGCGGCAGGCTACACGCTATACGTCAAGGGCCGGCGGCTCGTCTATGAGTACAACTTCTTCGGCAAGGGCCGCTACAGGGTCACCTCCGACAGGCCGCTCCCGGCCGGCAAGCTCCAGGTCGCCTTCGACTACGAGCAGGGCCAGGGGACGGAGCCCACCAGCGGCGGCGTCGGCAAGCTCTTCGTCAACGGGCAGCCCGCCGGCGAGGGACGCATCGAACACGTCGTCCCGTTCCGCTTTTCGGCCACCGAAACCCTCGACATCGGCATGGACCTCGGTGCGCCGGTGTCGGAGACCTACCGCGCGGAGGCGCCCTTCGCCTTTACCGGCAAGATCAGCCGCGTGACAGTCGAGCTGAAGTCCGAGACCACCGTCGGGGGTGCCCGCAAGTAG
- a CDS encoding Crp/Fnr family transcriptional regulator, whose translation MKKSEAFEIVSSLGWLSKQPIAFRTRLASDARVRSFEPAQVLFEAGDPAHSLIGLASGTLEVSLDHPQFHLQLVHIARPGTWLGQATAYGSQRTRSVSVRAKTKSSAIVISRQKIEAMIEEDPLCLRYFALLSELHLHECLRAIAELSQRDSFCKVCARLISLGVSYVRGSNARIIEIPVSHDEFASLCGISRKTLERVLGELKQNSVIDVHYRSITILDLKKLSAIAAGDNWPRSEGSRAAAS comes from the coding sequence ATGAAAAAGAGCGAGGCGTTCGAGATAGTGTCCAGCCTTGGCTGGCTTTCCAAGCAGCCGATAGCCTTTCGCACGCGTCTGGCCAGCGACGCGCGTGTGCGGAGCTTCGAACCCGCACAGGTCTTGTTCGAGGCAGGCGATCCGGCCCACTCGCTAATTGGCCTAGCCTCCGGAACGTTGGAAGTCTCACTCGATCATCCCCAGTTTCATTTGCAGCTCGTCCACATCGCAAGGCCCGGCACGTGGTTGGGCCAGGCAACGGCCTATGGAAGCCAGCGGACACGGTCCGTATCGGTCCGGGCGAAGACAAAATCTTCCGCGATTGTGATATCCCGGCAGAAAATTGAGGCGATGATCGAGGAAGACCCGCTCTGCCTGAGATATTTCGCGCTTCTCAGCGAACTTCATTTGCACGAATGCTTGAGGGCTATCGCCGAATTGTCGCAACGCGATTCCTTCTGCAAGGTGTGCGCGCGACTTATTTCCCTCGGCGTATCCTATGTGCGGGGCAGCAATGCCCGAATAATCGAAATTCCTGTCAGTCACGACGAATTTGCCAGCCTCTGCGGCATATCGCGGAAGACCCTGGAGCGGGTGCTGGGTGAGCTCAAGCAGAATAGCGTTATCGATGTCCACTATCGCTCGATCACGATACTTGACCTGAAAAAGTTGAGCGCGATTGCTGCAGGCGACAATTGGCCGAGATCGGAAGGCTCACGGGCCGCGGCGAGCTGA